The Oceanimonas doudoroffii sequence ATGGTCAGTGCCATGGGGGCAGACCGGCAGTCGGCCTGCCACCGCCTGCAACAGGGCGAGTCTGGGCTGGTGCTGACGGACGACTTCAGTCCCGGACGGCCCATGCTCCTAGGACTCTGTCGCGGCGAGCTGCCGGCGGTGACCCTGAGCGAGACCCATTGGCACAGCCGCAACAACCGTCTGGCACTGGCGGCGCTGAACCAGATCCGGGATGCTGTCACCCAGGCCGCCGGTCGGTTTGGCCGGCACCGTATTGGTGTGGTGATCGGCACCTCTACCTCCGGCATCGGCGACAGTGAAGCGGCCCTGAAACACAGGGCCGCCACCGGTACCCTGCCCCCCGAATATGACTACCGCATGCAGGAAATGGGCGCGACGGCGGCCTTTATTGCCGCCGAATTGCAACTGGGCGGCCCCGTGTTCGGTATTTCCACGGCCTGCTCCTCCGGGGCCAAGGCGCTGGCGTCCGCCCGTCGGCTGTTGCGGGCGGGGGTCTGCGACGCCGTGGTGGCCGGTGGGGTGGATACCCTCTGCCAGCTGACGGTGCAGGGCTTTTCCGCTCTGGAGGCGGTCAGCGACCACCTGTGCAATCCGTTCAGTGCGAATCGCCGCGGTATCAATATCGGGGAAGGGGCCGGGCTGTTTATGCTCAGCCGGGAGCCGGGCGGGGTGGAGCTTGCCGGCGTGGGGGAAAGCTCGGATGCCCATCATATTTCTGCCCCGGATCCCGGCGGGGCGGGGGCCATGGCCTGCATGAGGGCGGCGCTGGCCGATGCCGGCATCGAACCCGGAGCGGTGGACTATATCAATTTGCACGGCACCGCCACCCAGCTGAACGATCAGATGGAGGCGCGGGCCGTCGCGGAGGTATTCGGCGGCGGCGTGCCCTGCAGTTCCACCAAGCCGCTGACCGGTCATACCCTGGGGGCCGCCGGCGCGCTGGAGGCCGGGATCGGCTGGTTGGTGCTGACCGAAGGGCTGGTGCCACGCCATGTGTGGGATGGCCAACCGGACCCGGGTCTGCCCGGCCTTAATCTGGTAACGACGCCGGTGTCAGGAGGTAAGCCCGAATATGTATTGAGCAACTCCTTTGCCTTTGGCGGTAACAATATCTCTTTGATTTTGAGAAGAGTGTCATGAAATCTGAGTTTAATGTAGATGAACTGGTCCCTCACTCCGGGCGGATGAGCCTGTTGTCGGAGATCACCGGATACGGTGAAGACTGGTTGTCGGCGGCGGTGGACATTACCCCGGCCTCCATGTTCGCGGAT is a genomic window containing:
- a CDS encoding beta-ketoacyl-[acyl-carrier-protein] synthase family protein gives rise to the protein MKRCYLNAMAMVSAMGADRQSACHRLQQGESGLVLTDDFSPGRPMLLGLCRGELPAVTLSETHWHSRNNRLALAALNQIRDAVTQAAGRFGRHRIGVVIGTSTSGIGDSEAALKHRAATGTLPPEYDYRMQEMGATAAFIAAELQLGGPVFGISTACSSGAKALASARRLLRAGVCDAVVAGGVDTLCQLTVQGFSALEAVSDHLCNPFSANRRGINIGEGAGLFMLSREPGGVELAGVGESSDAHHISAPDPGGAGAMACMRAALADAGIEPGAVDYINLHGTATQLNDQMEARAVAEVFGGGVPCSSTKPLTGHTLGAAGALEAGIGWLVLTEGLVPRHVWDGQPDPGLPGLNLVTTPVSGGKPEYVLSNSFAFGGNNISLILRRVS